A region of Zootoca vivipara chromosome 15, rZooViv1.1, whole genome shotgun sequence DNA encodes the following proteins:
- the RAP1GAP2 gene encoding rap1 GTPase-activating protein 2 isoform X6: MLEKMQGPKLEEQRSGSQRSKEDYIPYPSIDEIVEKGSPYPLIILPQFGGYWIEDPENVSTPTSSESSICDEDEEQLSPSTYGYKLECKGEARAYRKHFLGKDHLNFYCTASSLGNLILSIKCEEADGMEYLRIILRSKAKTLHERIPLAGLSKLPSIPQIAKAFCDDVTGLKFNPVLYPKASQMIVSYDEHEVNNTFKFGVIYQKLRQTQEEELFGNNEESPAFKNFLNLLGDTITLQDFKGFRGGLDVTHGQTGTESVYTVFRDREIMFHVSTKLPFTEGDTQQLQRKRHIGNDIVAIIFQEENTPFVPDMIASNFLHAYIVVQADNPEADNASYKVAVTAREDVPAFGPPLPNPSVFQKNSEFREFLLTKLINAENACCKSDKFAKLEDRTRAALLDNLHDELHIHTQMMLGLGSEEDKLENGAHGGFLESFKRAIRVRSHSMETMVGSQKKHQSGGIPGSLSGGIAHNSGEVTKATFSPPVSAATAKNQSRSPIKRRSGLFPRLHTGSESQAEPRTRCDSGSGTPKTPEGGHTSQEIRSEASSNPSSPEICPNKERPFIKLKENGRSNISRSSSSTSSFSSTAGESENMEEYESLGSQPSTASPFKQDVFVYNSSQSNENPALASAATPVIMSRSPTDMKSRNSPRSNLKFRFDKLSHSSPGPTH, from the exons ATGCTGGAAAAAATGCAG ggACCGAAATTAGAGGAACAGAGAAGTGGAAGCCAGAGAAGTAAG GAGGACTACATCCCATATCCCAGCATTGATGAA ATTGTAGAAAAAGGCAGCCCCTATCCTCTCATCATcctgccgcagtttgggggcTACTGGATCGAAGACCCCGAGAATGTCAGTACACCCACCTCATCGGAGAGCAGCATCTGTGATGAAGACGAGGAGCAGCTGAGCCCCAGTACTTATGGCTACAAGCTGGAGTGCAAAGGGGAAGCCAGAGCATATAGGAAACACTTCTTGGGAAAG GATCATTTAAATTTTTACTGCACAGCTAGCAGCCTGGGAAATTTGATCCTTTCTATTAAGTGCGAAGAGGCAGACGGAATGGAATACCTAAGAATTATACTCAG GTCCAAAGCAAAAACGTTACATGAAAGAATCCCCTTAGCTGGGCTTAGCAAACTACCAAGCATCCCACAGATTGCGAAG GCTTTCTGCGATGATGTGACCGGACTGAAGTTTAATCCTGTGCTCTACCCCAAG GCATCTCAGATGATCGTCTCCTATGATGAGCATGAGGTCAACAACACGTTCAAATTTGGGGTGATTTACCAGAAGCTTAGGCAG ACGCAGGAagaagagctgttcggcaacaACGAAGAGAGCCCTGCCTTCAAGAATTTCTTGAACTTGCTGGGAGATACCATAACACTCCAGGACTTCAAGGG CTTTCGCGGTGGTCTCGATGTCACTCACGGCCAGACAGGCACAGAGTCCGTGTACACGGTGTTTAGGGACAGAGAGATTATGTTTCACGTCTCTACCAAGCTCCCTTTCACTGAGGGAGACACACAGCAG CTTCAGAGAAAGCGACACATTGGCAACGACATTGTGGCAATTATATTTCAAGAAGAAAACACTCCCTTTGTTCCAGACATGATTGCCTCGAATTTCCTCCATGCCTACATTGTTGTACAGGCAGATAACCCTGAAGCAGACAATGCGTCTTACAAA GTGGCTGTAACGGCACGAGAAGATGTCCCTGCGTTCGGTCCTCCGCTGCCAAACCcttctgtatttcaaaaa AATTCAGAATTTCGAGAGTTTCTCCTCACCAAGCTGATCAACGCAGAGAACGCCTGTTGCAAATCAGACAAGTTTGCAAAGCTTGAG GACCGGACGCGAGCCGCCCTCTTGGACAACCTCCATGACGAGCTCCATATCCACACACAAATGATGCTGGGCTTGGGCTCTGAGGAGGACAAGCTGGAGAATGGGGCCCACGGAGGATTCTTGGAATCGTTTAAG AGAGCCATCCGGGTCCGCAGTCATTCCATGGAAACCATGGTTGGGAGCCAGAAGAAACATCAGAGCGGAGGCATCCCTGGAAGCTTGAGCGGAGGGATTGCACACAACAGTGGCGAAGTAACGAAGGCCACCTTTTCT CCTCCGGTATCAGCAGCTACAGCCAAGAACCAATCCAGAAGTCCCATAAAGAGGCGGTCAGGATTGTTCCCTCGTCTGCACACTGGATCAGAGAGCCAGGCAGAGCCTCGGACTCGATG TGACAGTGGCTCAGGAACACCGAAGACCCCTGAAGGAGGACACACCTCTCAAGAAATCAGGTCTGAGGCCTCTTCGAACCCAAGCTCTCCAGAGATCTGTCCCAACAAAGAGAG GCCATTTATTAAACTCAAAGAAAACGGAAGGTCAAACATCTCCCGTTCATCCTCAAGTACCAGCAGCTTCAGCAGCACGGCCGGGGAGAGTGAAAATATGGAAGAATACGAAAGCCTG GGCAGCCAGCCTTCCACAGCGTCACCATTCAAGCAAGACGTCTTTGTCTACAACTCTTCCCAAAGCAATGAGAATCCGGCTCTAGCATCTGCCGCAACACCGGTGATAATGAGCAGGAGCCCGACAG ATATGAAGAGCAGGAATTCTCCGAGGTCAAATCTTAAATTTCGTTTTGATAAACTTAGCCATTCAAGTCCTGGCCCG ACACATTAG